A window of Alphaproteobacteria bacterium contains these coding sequences:
- a CDS encoding alpha/beta hydrolase, translating to MTLLTAETERPEVAFKRKGSGPNYVLLHGGMGSWNHWARNIDALAEHYTVYAIDQPGYGDSPDVDKEMSGDEYRSLVCRAIDTMLGDDASFHLTGFSFGSVLSSCIAARFGARVKALSLIGSSGYGRPEGRDIGTRSYKSAGEDEAVFREIVRNNLLAFMLTNPDSIDETAIDYHGANVRRTRFDSRKVSWGDTQRIDLPRIACPLQIIWGTNDITAHPSLDERIALVRSFKPDFRLDLIEGGSHWTMYDSADAVNRLLLDFHKKVEG from the coding sequence ATGACCCTGCTGACAGCGGAAACCGAACGTCCGGAAGTCGCCTTCAAACGCAAGGGCAGCGGACCCAACTACGTGCTGCTGCATGGCGGGATGGGATCGTGGAATCACTGGGCGCGCAATATCGATGCGCTGGCCGAACATTACACCGTCTACGCGATCGACCAGCCCGGCTATGGCGACTCGCCCGATGTCGACAAGGAAATGTCCGGCGATGAGTACCGGAGCCTCGTCTGCCGCGCCATCGATACGATGCTGGGGGACGACGCGTCATTCCACCTGACGGGGTTTTCCTTCGGCTCGGTGCTCAGTTCCTGCATTGCCGCACGGTTCGGCGCGCGGGTAAAGGCGCTGTCGCTGATCGGATCCAGCGGCTACGGCAGGCCCGAAGGGCGCGATATCGGCACGCGCAGCTACAAATCCGCCGGCGAGGACGAGGCGGTGTTCCGCGAAATCGTGCGCAACAACCTGCTCGCCTTCATGCTGACCAATCCGGACAGCATCGACGAGACAGCCATCGATTATCATGGCGCCAATGTCCGCCGCACCCGGTTCGACAGCCGCAAGGTCAGCTGGGGCGACACCCAGCGGATCGACCTGCCGCGCATCGCCTGCCCGTTGCAGATTATCTGGGGCACCAACGATATCACGGCGCACCCGTCGCTGGATGAACGCATTGCGCTGGTGCGGTCCTTCAAACCCGATTTCCGGCTGGATCTCATCGAGGGCGGCTCGCACTGGACGATGTATGACAGCGCCGACGCGGTAAACCGGCTGCTGCTCGATTTCCACAAAAAGGTTGAAGGTTAG
- a CDS encoding hydantoinase B/oxoprolinase family protein, which yields MTDLKQSFDSATLEVLWTRLVSIVDEAAAALVRTSFSTVVRDSHDFSCVITDVAGGSLVQATDSIPSFIGTLPRTIRHFLDEYPADTLQPGDVLITNDIWMGTGHLPDISVGRPLFHDGRLVGFAGSTAHAPDIGGKIRSPEPREVFEEGFQIPIMKLIRAGEPDETFFRLLRKNVRVPDEVVGDLWAQVTALDLMAERTGAFMHEYGLSTLEDLAVEIQSRSERAMRAAIRALPDGVYTNTIRTDGLTEPLDLKVTLTIRDDEVFADYAGSAEQVDKAINCAMCYTYAMTAYAVKCAAAPDLPNNEGSIRPIHAVAPEGCILNPQYPASGGSRALIGHFVPSLVFGALAQVIPEKIMAGAGSPLWCINQSGVTDAGRPFARLFFFNGGMGGTAQTDGQSCLSWPSNISTTPVEVMEQLAPLRIRHRKLRPGSGGEGQYRGGLGQEVLFENLTKKPSAVAFLAERTRIAAPGIVGGSDGAKGEVLINGEPVDPKRQHIVQTGDLIMLRTPGGGGYGPATARDPEFLKRDRDEEKV from the coding sequence ATGACAGACCTGAAACAGTCCTTCGATTCCGCCACGCTGGAGGTGCTGTGGACACGTCTGGTGTCCATCGTCGACGAGGCGGCGGCGGCCCTGGTGCGGACCTCGTTTTCGACCGTGGTGCGCGACAGCCATGATTTTTCCTGCGTCATTACCGATGTGGCCGGCGGTTCGCTGGTGCAGGCGACCGACAGCATCCCGTCCTTCATCGGCACCCTGCCGCGCACGATCCGGCATTTCCTGGACGAATATCCGGCGGACACCCTGCAGCCGGGCGATGTGCTGATCACCAACGACATCTGGATGGGCACCGGCCACCTGCCCGATATCAGCGTCGGCCGTCCGCTGTTCCATGACGGCAGGCTGGTCGGCTTCGCCGGCAGCACGGCGCACGCGCCCGATATCGGCGGCAAGATCCGTTCCCCGGAACCGCGCGAGGTGTTCGAGGAAGGCTTCCAGATCCCGATCATGAAGCTGATCCGCGCCGGCGAGCCGGACGAAACATTCTTCCGCCTGCTGCGCAAGAATGTACGCGTGCCGGACGAGGTCGTGGGCGACCTGTGGGCGCAGGTTACCGCGCTGGACCTGATGGCGGAACGCACCGGAGCGTTCATGCATGAATACGGGCTCTCGACGCTCGAGGATCTGGCCGTGGAAATCCAGAGCCGCTCGGAGCGCGCCATGCGCGCCGCCATACGCGCGCTGCCGGACGGCGTCTACACGAATACGATCCGCACCGACGGGCTGACCGAACCGCTGGACCTCAAGGTCACGCTGACCATCCGCGATGACGAGGTCTTCGCCGATTACGCCGGCTCCGCCGAGCAGGTCGACAAGGCCATCAACTGCGCCATGTGCTATACCTACGCCATGACCGCCTATGCGGTGAAATGCGCGGCGGCGCCGGACCTGCCCAATAACGAGGGCTCGATCCGCCCGATTCACGCCGTGGCGCCCGAAGGCTGCATCCTCAATCCGCAATACCCGGCCTCCGGCGGTTCACGGGCGCTGATCGGGCATTTCGTGCCGTCGCTGGTATTCGGCGCACTGGCGCAGGTCATTCCGGAAAAGATCATGGCCGGCGCGGGGTCGCCCCTGTGGTGCATCAACCAGTCCGGGGTGACCGATGCCGGCAGGCCCTTTGCCAGGCTGTTCTTCTTCAATGGCGGCATGGGCGGCACGGCGCAGACCGACGGGCAGAGCTGCCTGAGCTGGCCGAGCAATATCTCGACCACGCCGGTGGAGGTCATGGAGCAGCTTGCGCCGCTGCGCATACGGCACCGGAAACTGCGGCCGGGTTCCGGCGGCGAAGGGCAGTATCGCGGCGGGCTGGGTCAGGAAGTGCTGTTCGAAAACCTGACGAAGAAACCCAGCGCCGTTGCCTTCCTGGCCGAGCGCACCCGGATCGCCGCCCCCGGTATCGTCGGCGGGTCGGATGGCGCGAAAGGCGAAGTCCTGATCAATGGCGAACCGGTCGATCCCAAGCGCCAGCATATCGTACAGACCGGCGACCTGATCATGCTGCGCACCCCCGGCGGGGGCGGCTACGGCCCCGCGACGGCGCGCGACCCGGAATTCTTGAAAAGGGACCGGGACGAGGAAAAGGTCTAA
- a CDS encoding hydantoinase/oxoprolinase family protein, producing MTDTHALGIDIGGTFTDLVVYDRSTGRIAKGKELTTPDDPSRGVLTGLKKLLDGGIAPESLYRIVHATTLFTNALIERKGARTGLITTDGFRDVLEIGRERKYELYDLFIAMPKPLAPRDLRLEVTERIGPDGAVITPLDENDLLAKVQALIDRGAEAVAIVFLHSYANPAHEDAALDAIERAFPDLIVTASHDVAPEIREFDRTSTTVTNAYVKPLAHTYVDRLVAHTRELGIGAPYFMMLSNGGLTHIAEAKRTPVQLLESGPAAGALVAAHFGAQAGIANILAFDMGGTTAKLALVDNGEPHVAYRFEAAREKRFAEGSGLPLTISAIELIEIGAGGGSIARIDAMELLKVGPESAGSVPGPVCYGRGGTNPTVTDADLLLGYLNAGSFAGGSMNIDAEAAARAMQPLAERSGLSVIDTARGIYEVVNENMASAARVHIAERGKDPRLYTLLATGGAGPVHAWYVARKLGVRRIVCPPAAGVASALGLLIAPARIDRVATVAKRLDSIDWPELEAAYRALETDASTVIAETGFDPAAARITRLADMRYVGQGFEVVVTLPPGPYTAESAAMMLDAFETSYRRTFSRTPPDVVAEIINIRVSLRADVPGEGAEFATGAAGETGGAQTGSRPVRFPENDDFVDTAVYDRARLRPGDSFTGPAVVEEAESTLIVGPGGQARVDDAGNLIVELPS from the coding sequence ATGACCGACACACACGCACTAGGCATCGATATCGGCGGCACATTCACCGATCTCGTCGTCTACGATCGCAGCACCGGGCGGATCGCCAAGGGGAAGGAACTGACCACCCCGGACGATCCGTCGCGGGGCGTTCTTACCGGGCTGAAGAAGCTGCTGGACGGCGGTATCGCACCCGAATCCCTGTACCGGATCGTCCATGCGACGACCCTGTTCACCAATGCGCTGATCGAACGCAAGGGCGCGCGGACCGGGCTGATCACCACCGACGGATTCCGCGACGTGCTGGAAATCGGGCGCGAACGCAAATACGAACTCTATGATCTGTTCATCGCGATGCCGAAGCCGCTGGCCCCGCGCGACCTGCGCCTGGAAGTGACCGAACGTATCGGCCCCGACGGCGCGGTCATCACCCCGCTGGACGAAAACGACCTGCTGGCCAAGGTGCAGGCGCTGATCGACAGGGGCGCCGAAGCCGTCGCCATCGTCTTCCTGCATTCCTACGCCAATCCGGCCCATGAAGACGCGGCGCTGGACGCCATCGAACGCGCCTTTCCCGACCTGATCGTCACCGCCAGCCATGATGTTGCGCCGGAAATCCGTGAATTCGACCGGACCTCGACGACGGTCACCAACGCCTATGTGAAACCGCTGGCGCATACCTATGTCGACCGGCTGGTGGCGCATACCAGGGAACTCGGCATCGGCGCGCCCTATTTCATGATGCTGTCCAACGGCGGGCTGACCCATATCGCGGAAGCCAAGCGTACGCCCGTGCAATTGCTGGAATCCGGCCCGGCGGCAGGCGCGCTGGTCGCGGCCCATTTCGGCGCCCAGGCCGGTATCGCCAATATCCTGGCGTTCGACATGGGCGGCACCACCGCGAAGCTGGCGCTGGTCGATAACGGTGAACCGCATGTCGCCTATCGTTTCGAGGCGGCGCGCGAGAAGCGCTTCGCCGAAGGCAGCGGGTTGCCGCTGACCATTTCCGCCATAGAACTGATCGAGATCGGCGCCGGCGGCGGGTCCATCGCCCGGATCGACGCGATGGAACTGCTCAAGGTCGGGCCGGAAAGCGCCGGCTCCGTGCCGGGGCCGGTCTGCTACGGACGCGGCGGCACGAACCCGACCGTGACCGATGCGGACCTGCTGCTGGGCTATCTGAACGCCGGTTCGTTCGCCGGGGGCAGCATGAACATCGACGCGGAGGCCGCCGCCCGCGCCATGCAGCCGCTCGCCGAGCGGTCCGGCCTCTCGGTCATCGACACCGCGCGCGGCATCTATGAGGTCGTGAACGAGAACATGGCCAGCGCCGCGCGCGTCCATATCGCCGAACGCGGCAAGGACCCGCGCCTCTATACGCTGCTGGCGACCGGCGGCGCGGGGCCGGTGCATGCCTGGTACGTCGCCCGCAAGCTGGGCGTGCGGCGGATCGTCTGTCCGCCCGCCGCCGGTGTCGCCTCCGCGCTGGGGCTGCTGATCGCGCCGGCGCGGATCGACCGGGTGGCCACCGTTGCGAAACGGCTGGATTCCATCGACTGGCCCGAACTGGAAGCGGCCTACCGGGCACTGGAAACCGACGCCTCGACCGTCATCGCGGAAACCGGGTTCGACCCGGCGGCGGCCCGCATCACCCGGCTCGCCGATATGCGCTATGTCGGGCAGGGGTTCGAGGTGGTGGTCACCCTACCCCCGGGCCCCTATACGGCGGAAAGTGCCGCGATGATGCTGGATGCGTTCGAAACATCCTATCGCCGCACCTTTTCCCGCACACCGCCGGATGTGGTGGCCGAGATCATCAATATCCGCGTGTCGCTGCGCGCCGACGTACCGGGCGAGGGCGCGGAATTCGCTACCGGTGCGGCCGGCGAAACCGGCGGCGCGCAAACCGGCAGCCGGCCGGTCCGCTTTCCGGAAAACGACGATTTCGTGGATACCGCCGTCTACGACCGCGCCCGGCTGCGCCCCGGCGATAGTTTCACCGGCCCCGCCGTGGTCGAGGAAGCGGAATCGACCCTGATCGTCGGCCCGGGCGGCCAAGCCCGGGTGGACGACGCGGGCAACCTGATTGTGGAGCTGCCGTCATGA
- a CDS encoding carboxymuconolactone decarboxylase family protein — MSRLSSFDPDNMSPEQKAVYDKIASGPRGSVRGPFAKLLVNPPVADCAQAMGATLRFGGTLPANLRELAILVTARHWTAQYEWYAHAPIALKGGVAESVLDAIKQRRRPSFTDPNEAVVYEFCNELHEKRDVGDETYNWAVENLGESGVAELIALCGFYTLISMTLNVGRVDLPEGEELPLKP, encoded by the coding sequence ATGAGCCGACTATCATCATTCGACCCGGACAACATGTCGCCGGAACAGAAGGCCGTTTACGACAAGATCGCATCCGGCCCGCGCGGCAGCGTCCGCGGCCCGTTCGCCAAGCTTCTGGTCAACCCGCCGGTTGCCGATTGCGCACAGGCGATGGGCGCGACGCTGCGTTTCGGCGGCACGTTGCCCGCCAATCTGCGCGAACTCGCCATTCTGGTCACCGCGCGACACTGGACCGCGCAATACGAATGGTATGCTCATGCGCCCATCGCCCTGAAAGGCGGGGTGGCCGAATCCGTGCTGGACGCCATAAAGCAGCGCCGTCGGCCGAGCTTTACCGACCCCAATGAAGCGGTGGTGTACGAATTCTGCAACGAGTTGCATGAAAAACGCGATGTCGGCGATGAAACCTATAACTGGGCGGTGGAAAACCTGGGCGAGTCCGGCGTCGCCGAACTGATTGCCCTTTGCGGGTTCTATACCCTGATTTCCATGACCCTGAATGTCGGCCGCGTCGACTTGCCCGAAGGGGAAGAATTGCCGCTCAAGCCGTAA
- a CDS encoding TraR/DksA C4-type zinc finger protein — protein MLTDTQIEEYRALLVERRAALQGLSAASSASRQPVELDQSRVGRLSRMDAMQDQAMALETARRRALELQRIESALKRLESGEYGDCLTCGEEIAEKRLRFDPSTPVCVGCAG, from the coding sequence ATGCTGACCGACACGCAAATCGAAGAATACAGGGCGCTGCTCGTTGAACGGCGGGCGGCATTGCAGGGTCTGTCCGCCGCCAGCAGCGCGTCGCGCCAGCCGGTCGAACTGGACCAGAGCCGGGTCGGCCGTCTGTCGCGCATGGATGCCATGCAGGACCAGGCCATGGCGCTGGAAACCGCCCGGCGGCGCGCACTGGAACTGCAGCGGATCGAATCGGCGCTGAAACGGCTCGAATCCGGCGAATATGGCGACTGCCTGACCTGTGGCGAGGAAATCGCCGAAAAACGTCTGCGTTTTGACCCTTCCACGCCGGTCTGTGTCGGCTGCGCAGGATAG
- a CDS encoding YchJ family protein, with translation MISTNNCPCGSGELLDACCGRYFETMTAPTAESLMRSRYSAHVLGKGRYLAETLSAKQRADFDVAEFEAAFGQVKWLNLDVRATTGGGENDDTGTVEFIARCRDKSGTGIHHELSTFIRENGRWVFDDCIMNPKPETRRVEKIGRNAPCPCGSGKKYKKCCGA, from the coding sequence ATCATTTCCACGAATAATTGCCCCTGCGGCTCCGGAGAGCTGCTCGACGCCTGCTGTGGCCGGTATTTCGAGACCATGACGGCGCCAACGGCGGAATCCCTGATGCGGTCGCGCTACAGCGCGCATGTCCTCGGCAAGGGCCGGTATCTGGCGGAGACACTTTCTGCGAAGCAGCGCGCCGATTTCGACGTTGCCGAATTCGAGGCTGCATTCGGACAGGTCAAATGGCTGAACCTGGACGTTCGCGCAACGACAGGCGGCGGCGAAAATGACGATACCGGTACGGTCGAATTCATCGCCCGCTGCCGCGACAAGAGCGGCACGGGGATCCACCACGAGCTTTCCACATTTATCCGCGAAAACGGGCGCTGGGTTTTCGACGACTGCATCATGAATCCGAAGCCGGAAACCCGGCGCGTGGAGAAAATCGGCCGCAATGCCCCCTGCCCCTGCGGTTCGGGAAAAAAATACAAGAAGTGCTGCGGGGCCTGA
- a CDS encoding methyltransferase domain-containing protein has product MHAHDLRADRRLEYGNMLKARGDLGDAVSLYREALALAPQWAEAHFALAEALEALSRHQEACAHYTNYLRFAETDILGAEIRLALLGGAPVPAVLPEPYVRTLFDQYADRFDEALVTGLEYRAPFLLRDAVDRVRPSPPGGERVLDLGCGTGLAGEAFRHRAAWLAGVDLSPGMIGMAARKAVYDDLREAEAIHALTRRTMRFDIVVAADVLVYMGDLAPLFGAVRAALLPDGLFAFSVQRTDADNFVLGRECRYSHRPDYIRQVALAAGLTVLALDSAVCRMEAGNAVPGLIGVLQLAGLVRDDGDVDPAPVISDAAARPRGH; this is encoded by the coding sequence TTGCACGCCCATGACTTACGCGCCGACCGCCGGCTGGAATACGGCAACATGCTGAAAGCCCGCGGCGACCTTGGCGACGCCGTGTCGCTATACAGGGAAGCGCTGGCGCTGGCGCCGCAATGGGCCGAGGCGCATTTCGCGCTGGCGGAAGCGCTGGAGGCGCTGAGCCGCCATCAGGAGGCCTGCGCCCATTACACGAATTATCTGCGTTTCGCCGAAACCGATATTCTGGGCGCTGAAATCCGCCTCGCGCTGCTGGGCGGCGCGCCGGTGCCGGCGGTATTGCCGGAACCCTATGTCCGGACGCTGTTCGATCAGTATGCCGACCGGTTCGACGAGGCGCTGGTGACGGGGCTCGAATACCGCGCGCCGTTCCTGCTGCGCGATGCCGTGGACCGGGTGCGGCCGTCGCCGCCCGGCGGCGAGCGGGTGCTCGACCTGGGCTGCGGCACGGGGCTGGCGGGAGAAGCCTTCCGCCATCGTGCGGCCTGGCTGGCCGGCGTCGATCTGTCGCCGGGCATGATCGGCATGGCCGCCCGCAAGGCGGTTTACGACGATCTGCGGGAGGCAGAGGCAATCCACGCCCTGACCCGGCGGACCATGCGGTTCGATATCGTCGTCGCCGCCGACGTGCTGGTCTATATGGGCGACCTCGCGCCGCTGTTCGGTGCGGTTCGTGCGGCGTTGCTGCCCGACGGGCTGTTCGCCTTTTCCGTGCAGCGGACCGATGCGGATAATTTCGTGCTGGGCCGCGAATGCCGTTATTCGCATCGCCCCGACTATATCCGGCAGGTGGCCCTGGCGGCCGGTTTGACCGTGCTGGCGCTGGACTCCGCGGTGTGCCGGATGGAGGCGGGTAATGCGGTGCCCGGTCTGATCGGGGTGCTGCAGCTTGCCGGCCTCGTACGCGACGATGGCGACGTCGATCCGGCGCCGGTCATTTCCGATGCCGCCGCCCGGCCGCGCGGGCACTGA
- the rlmJ gene encoding 23S rRNA (adenine(2030)-N(6))-methyltransferase RlmJ gives MLSYQHAYHAGSLADVHKHAALAVVLARLCEKPRPLSYLETHAGRGLYDLTAGEAVKTGEAARGILRLLADGRIPAEHPYRRALETVRARYGANFYPGSPLIARTLLRPDDRIHLMELHPREHAALRRMMHGRDVHIHRRDGYEGVLAISPPTPRRGLVLIDPSFEIKTEYAQVADFVVALHRKWPQAVIMLWYPLLSAGLHEAMARNLGAAGLPDFQRREVRFDGVGERVGMFGSGLIVINTPYGVTPLIDADEALVY, from the coding sequence GTGCTGTCCTACCAGCATGCCTATCACGCCGGGTCGCTGGCCGATGTGCACAAGCACGCCGCCCTTGCGGTGGTGCTGGCGCGGCTTTGTGAAAAGCCCAGGCCGCTCAGCTATCTGGAAACCCATGCCGGCCGGGGTCTCTATGACCTCACGGCTGGCGAAGCGGTGAAAACCGGCGAGGCGGCGCGGGGCATCCTGCGCCTGCTGGCGGACGGGCGAATCCCGGCGGAGCATCCCTACCGTCGCGCCCTGGAAACGGTGCGGGCGCGGTACGGCGCGAACTTCTATCCGGGATCGCCCCTGATCGCGCGGACACTGCTGCGGCCCGATGACCGGATCCATCTGATGGAACTGCATCCGCGGGAACACGCCGCGCTGCGCCGCATGATGCATGGCAGGGACGTCCATATCCACCGCCGAGACGGCTATGAAGGCGTCCTCGCGATTTCGCCGCCGACCCCGCGCCGGGGACTGGTGCTCATCGATCCCAGTTTTGAAATCAAGACCGAATACGCGCAGGTCGCCGATTTCGTTGTTGCCCTGCACCGGAAATGGCCGCAGGCGGTCATCATGCTCTGGTACCCGCTGCTGAGCGCCGGGCTGCACGAAGCCATGGCGCGCAACCTCGGCGCCGCCGGGCTGCCCGACTTCCAGCGCCGCGAGGTTCGCTTCGACGGCGTCGGCGAACGGGTCGGCATGTTCGGCAGCGGGCTGATCGTGATCAATACGCCCTATGGCGTAACGCCCCTTATCGACGCGGATGAGGCGCTCGTCTACTGA
- a CDS encoding DUF6481 family protein, with protein sequence MKNFEPDFADRQTTAAKAKQALIRKAKAKNPANDPEYAKKQAERRALNISRAAEQRNRDTERKARIAERNAAKLAEKTAKAEALAAEEAARVAALKAEQDAIEAEIAERERQEIELAAKQKAARDARYAARKSRQR encoded by the coding sequence ATGAAGAATTTTGAGCCTGATTTCGCCGACAGGCAGACGACGGCCGCGAAGGCCAAGCAGGCGCTGATCAGGAAGGCGAAGGCAAAGAATCCCGCGAACGACCCGGAATACGCCAAAAAGCAGGCGGAGCGGCGGGCGCTGAACATTTCGCGGGCGGCTGAGCAGCGAAACCGCGACACGGAACGCAAGGCCCGCATCGCCGAGCGCAACGCGGCCAAGCTGGCGGAAAAGACGGCCAAAGCCGAGGCGCTGGCCGCCGAGGAAGCGGCGCGGGTCGCGGCGCTGAAAGCCGAGCAGGACGCGATCGAAGCCGAAATCGCCGAGCGCGAACGCCAGGAGATCGAACTGGCGGCGAAGCAGAAAGCGGCCCGTGACGCCAGATATGCCGCGCGCAAGTCGCGCCAGCGATAG
- a CDS encoding putative quinol monooxygenase, giving the protein MSAVHVLAVITAKPGKREEILTAFRANVPAVHAEDGCIEYGATVDAEGVGSFQTPFGPDTFVVIEKWASLDHLKAHAASPHMKAYGAKTKDLIESRIIHVMSPT; this is encoded by the coding sequence ATGTCAGCAGTCCACGTTCTGGCCGTTATTACGGCGAAGCCGGGCAAGCGCGAGGAAATCCTCACCGCTTTCAGGGCCAATGTACCCGCCGTGCATGCCGAGGACGGCTGTATCGAATACGGCGCAACCGTCGATGCGGAAGGCGTCGGCAGTTTCCAGACCCCCTTTGGCCCCGACACCTTTGTCGTCATCGAAAAATGGGCCAGCCTGGATCATTTGAAGGCCCATGCCGCCTCGCCGCATATGAAGGCCTATGGCGCGAAGACCAAGGACCTGATCGAAAGCCGTATCATTCACGTCATGTCGCCGACCTGA
- a CDS encoding altronate dehydratase family protein, with protein sequence MLDLKSKKVNGPVIRLNGSDNVVVARLPIEEGVSLEGYNIVTRNRVPAGYKVAVHDIAKGEAVLKYNTTIGFASEDIPAGTMVHNHNIAFQEFDRDYAYSRDFRPLELLPESERATFQGYMRADGRAGTRNFIAVVSTVNCSATVVHEIAAYFTKERLSEFPNVDGVAAFSHALGCGMEMTGEPMDLLQRTLAGYIQHPNVHSALVVGLGCERCQVGGLFSARKLTEGPRLRTMVMQEAGGTRKSIERGIETVREMLVEANKCTRETVPASHITVGLQCGGSDAFSSITANPALGNAIDILTRHGGTGILSETPEIYGVEHTLTARAATPEIGMKLIERIRWWKDVYSPGRDVQINGVVSPGNQTGGLANILEKSLGSSMKGGTGPMMAVYHYAEPVTTKGFVFMDSPGFDPVSATGQIAGGANLIAFTTGRGSCFGAKPAPSIKLATNTPMYLHMEEDMDINCGDILEGDATLEEVGQRIFEYFLHIASGGQTKSEVLDLGRHEFVPWQIGIVG encoded by the coding sequence ATGCTCGACCTGAAAAGCAAGAAAGTGAACGGGCCGGTCATCCGGCTGAACGGCAGCGACAACGTCGTCGTCGCGCGGCTGCCGATAGAGGAGGGCGTGTCGCTCGAAGGCTATAACATCGTCACCCGGAACAGGGTGCCGGCCGGTTACAAGGTTGCGGTCCACGATATTGCGAAGGGCGAAGCGGTCCTGAAATACAACACGACCATCGGCTTCGCGTCGGAGGATATCCCGGCCGGGACCATGGTCCACAACCATAACATCGCCTTCCAGGAATTCGACCGCGACTACGCCTACTCGCGCGATTTCAGGCCGCTGGAGTTGCTGCCCGAAAGCGAACGCGCCACCTTCCAGGGCTATATGCGCGCCGATGGCCGCGCCGGCACGCGCAACTTCATCGCCGTCGTTTCGACCGTCAACTGCTCCGCCACGGTCGTGCATGAAATCGCCGCCTATTTCACGAAGGAACGGCTGTCGGAATTCCCCAATGTCGACGGCGTCGCGGCGTTCAGCCATGCGCTGGGCTGCGGCATGGAAATGACCGGCGAGCCGATGGACCTGCTGCAGCGCACGCTGGCGGGCTACATCCAGCATCCCAATGTCCATTCGGCGCTGGTGGTCGGGCTGGGCTGCGAGCGCTGCCAGGTCGGCGGGCTGTTCAGCGCCCGGAAGCTGACCGAAGGTCCGCGCCTGCGCACCATGGTGATGCAGGAGGCCGGCGGCACGCGCAAATCCATCGAGCGCGGCATCGAAACCGTCAGGGAGATGCTGGTCGAGGCCAATAAATGCACCAGGGAAACCGTGCCGGCCAGCCATATCACGGTCGGGCTGCAATGCGGCGGTTCGGATGCGTTCTCGTCCATCACGGCCAATCCCGCGCTGGGCAACGCCATCGATATCCTGACCCGGCATGGCGGCACGGGGATCCTGTCCGAAACGCCGGAAATCTACGGGGTCGAACACACCCTGACAGCGCGCGCCGCGACGCCCGAGATCGGCATGAAACTGATCGAGCGCATCCGCTGGTGGAAGGACGTGTATTCGCCGGGCCGCGACGTGCAGATCAACGGCGTGGTCAGCCCGGGCAACCAGACCGGCGGGCTCGCCAATATCCTGGAAAAATCGCTGGGGTCGTCGATGAAGGGCGGCACCGGCCCGATGATGGCGGTCTATCACTACGCCGAACCGGTCACGACGAAAGGTTTCGTCTTCATGGATTCGCCGGGCTTCGACCCGGTTTCCGCCACGGGACAGATCGCCGGCGGCGCGAATCTCATTGCCTTCACGACCGGGCGCGGATCGTGCTTCGGCGCCAAGCCGGCCCCGTCGATCAAGCTGGCCACCAACACGCCGATGTACCTGCATATGGAAGAGGACATGGACATCAATTGCGGCGACATCCTGGAAGGCGACGCGACGCTGGAGGAGGTCGGCCAGCGCATCTTCGAGTATTTCCTCCATATCGCCTCTGGCGGCCAGACCAAGAGCGAGGTCCTGGACCTCGGCCGCCACGAATTCGTGCCCTGGCAGATCGGTATCGTCGGCTAG